CGCTCGCCAAAGCCATGGCGGGTGTGGAGAAAGTGATCCACTTGGCTGCCGTCAACCGCGACCGCGGCGCGGTGACCATGGAACGCGTGAACACCCAAGGCACGATCAACGTCGTCGAAGCGGCGAAGCAAGCCGGCGTGAAGCACATCATCAACCTGGTCGGGCTAGGCGCCGACCCGAAGCGCCCCTATCCGCTGGCCTATACGCAGGGGCGGGGCGTAGAAGCGATCATCGCCAGCGGCATTCCATACACAATTCTGGAAGCCTCGGTGATCTTTGGTCCGGGCGACGAGTTTCTCAACACCCTGGCCGGCCTGGCGCGCATCCCGCCATTCATGATCGTGCCCGGCGATGGCCAGACCAAATTTCAGCCGATCGCCGTGCAGGACGTCGCGGCTTGTCTGGTGCATTCACTATCCAAGCCCGAGGTGATCAACCGCCGCTTGCAGATTTGCGGCAGCGAAGTGATCACGCTCGAAGGCATCATAGACGCGATTCTGGCCGAGCTGCGCGTCAAGCGCATCAAGCTGCATATGCCGGTCTTCCTGTTGAAGCCGGCCGTCGCCATCATGGATGTGCTCCTGCCTAGGCCGCCGGTGACACCCAGCCTGCTTGCGCAACTGGGCGTGGATAACGTGGCGACGGACAACGCCACGACCAAAGTGTTCGGCATCGAGCCGATCAAGTTGCGCGACGGCATCGGATTCGTGCGTGAGATGTCCTTCGGCAAGTTGATGGCGCGCACCTTCGGCCGGGCGGAGTATCGCTGAGACGCAAGACTTAAGACGCACCCCCCCCCCCCAATGCGCCGTTTCGAGTATTCCTTCGTCGTGAACGCGCCGCTCGACAAAGTCTGGGCGTTCCACGACGACCCGACCGCGCTGCCGAAGGTGATGACCGGTCCGGTGAAGATGCACGTGCACCATGTAGATCGCCCACTGCAGCCGGGCAGCCGCATCCTGATGACGATGCAAATCGGGCCGATCCGCCGTCGCTGGAATGTCCGGCTGCGCGCGAAGGAAGCCCCGCGCTTCTTCACCGACGAGCAGATCGAAGGCGAAGGGCCGTTTCGACGGTGGCGCCACACGCATGCATTCGAGGCGATAGATGCCGATCGCACCCGTGTGATTGATCGTCTGGAATACGAGCCCCCGTTCGGCTGGCTCGGCAAGATCGGCGATGTGCTGTTCGGCGGCATCGTCATGCGCGGCATGTTTGCTTCGCGTGCCAGAGCAACCCGGCGATGGCTGGAGTCGCAGGCTTCGGATGCAACGCGGCCGGCCAGCGCCGAGCAGTTGGCAAAGTGAGTTTCTCTGAGTGCCTTGAGTTGGAGCAGTGATGAAAGATCGAGTCGTTGTGATCACCGGCGCAAGCAGCGGCATCGGCCGCGCTGCTGCGCTGATGCTGGCGAAGGCCGGCGCCAAATTGGGGCTGGCGGCGCGCAACTATCACGCGCTGATGGAAGTGGCCGACGCTGCCCGGCAGCTCGGCGCGCAGGCCATCGCCGTCCCCACCGACGTGACGCAGAAAGACCAGGTGGCCGACATGGTGAGTGAGGTGCTGGCCAGCTTCGGGCGGATTGACGGGCTGGTGAACTGCGCCGGCGTGGGCGTCATCCGGCCAATCGAGCAACTGACCGAAGCGGATATTGACCGCACCTATGCCGTGAACACGAAGGGCGTCATCCTGGTCTCGCAGGCGGTCGGAGCGGCAATGCTGAAAACCGGCGGTGGCAGGATCGTCACGCCGGTGGGCACGATGGGGCGCTACGTGATGCGCGGCAGCGCCGCCTACAGCGCGAGCAAATGGGGCGCAGTGGGTGCGCTCAAGGCGATGGCGACCGAGTGGCAACGCAGTGGCATCGGCATCACATTGCTCTACCTCGGCGGTGTGAATTCCCCGTTCTGGGACGCGATTGACATGAAGGTGCAGCGCGACAAGATGCTGAGCACAGAGGATGCCGCTCAGGCGATCCTCTACGCGCTGCAAGCGCCGCCGAACGGTGTGCTCAACGAGATCGTGCTACAACCGGAAAGTCACCAGTTCATCTAGTTGCAACGGGTCAGACCGCGCGAAGCGGTCTGACCCGTAAAGATTTACCCACCGACGAACGTGCCGGCAACTGTAAGGCCGGCGATGACCCCGCCCAAAATCAACGAGAGCACGAAGATGATGACGTTGACGATGATAGCGGTCAAAATAGCCTTCTGCGTGTCCAGGCCGGCGGCTTCGCGGATGGCCAACACCGTGGCAACGATGCCCAACACCAGCGCGATGATGGAACCGACCAACGGGATGATGACCGGGATCTGGAAGATGTAGGTATGTCCCAAGATGCGCAGCATCTCCGTTGTGTTCGTCTGGCCCTGAAAGAACCTCGACGCCACAAAGGCCGTCAGCCAGCTTCCCAGCAACCAGCCAATCAGCGCCCCGAAAATGGATAAGAGGATCGCGCCTATGAAGCCGAGCGGGCTGCCTAGCAAGCCACTGATTACACCAACCAGCAAGGTGACGACGATGACGATGATGGCCGCCGGCTGGAGCGCGTTTGCATCGTGCGCCACTTCGCGATAGACGGGAGCTTTGAACGTAACGATGCCTTGCAGTCGTTCAATTAGAGAAGCTGACGATGTCATGTGTGTTACCTCCGAGTGAGTCTGCTTGAGCAAGATATCCGTTCTGTGTTAAGAACGTGCTGAACCTTGGGTCACTTGTCCGCACCCGAGTATGGGCGCGACACTTAGGATGTGCAGGACTTTCAAACCACGATGTTGTTGGTGCGCACGTATTGGCCGCAGAGGTTCCCCAGCAACACGACGATGTAGGGCGCGGCCAGCAGTGAGATGACGAGAGAGAGGATCTGGCCTAGGCAGGGGATGATGTTGAGCACACCGACGATCAGGCTGAGGACGATGGCAATGCCGATGATCACGATGAAAATCATCAGGTAGTCGCCGCTGTTGACGCGCGCGGTGTTCAACAGCTCGCCGATGCGCAGGCAGGCGCCGATGTCTTTCGTCTTGGTGTACTGGATGTAGATCGCCGGCGAGAGGTAAGCCAGGAGCAGACCGTAGATCAGCGCCAGACAACCCATCGCGAACATGAGCACGCCGATGCCGGCGGCAGCGGCGCCTTGTACGGCTTCGCCGCCTTCGGACAGAGCCGCCAGGCCGCCGCTGGCAATCGTGACGATGCAGCTCAGCAGGATAATCGGCAACCCGAGGATGAGGGTGACGACGAACAGCTTCAGACCATCCATGAACTTTTCGCCAAGGTTATCCCAGGTGGGCAACGGGACATCCATGCCGTTCGATGTGTTCTTGAGGTGTTCGATAGCGTAGCCGCTCAGCGCGAAGTTGAGGATGGGCACCAATGCGATCAGCGCGCCGATGCCGAGTTTGCTGGGCCAGTTTTGGTCTTCGGTGGGATGCTGCACGGCCCGTCCGATGTCAATCATTGCGTAGCTCCTTTGAGAAATAAACGCACGGACGCGCAACGGCCGGCAACCCTCTCTCGGCCCGTTTCAAGCGCATCCCGTGATGGATTAATTGAACTGCGCCGAATTGTAGTGACCGTCTGCAAATTCACAAGTTGAGACACGCTTAGGCCACGCGACCTTCGAGCGGTTCACCGTTGAGCGCGCGCCGGACGTTGGCGTAGAACTCGGCAAACTCGCTGCTGAATCCGCTGTCGTTGCAACTGCCGATATGCGGTAATAGGAAGATGTTCGCGTCGGGATCGCTGTCGGCCAGCATGAGGAGCGGGTTGTCCGGCCGGATCGGTTCCCACTCATAGGTGTCGAACGACGCGCCAGCCAGATGGCCGGATCGCACCGCGTCGGCGACTGCTTGCTCATCCACCACGCTGCCGCTGCCGGCTTCCACCAACCAGGCACCGGGCTTCATCATGGCGATTCGTGTCGCGTTCAGCCAGAGGTCGGTTTCCTGGAAGTAGGGGAGCAGGCACACGACGATGTCGCTCTCGCGCAACACCTGCTCTGCGTCACGATGGACGATGCCTAGCTCCTCCTCCACGAAGCGCGGCAGCGGATGGCGCTTGGCGTAGAGCAGCCGGCAGCCCCATGGCCACAGGCGGCGCGCCAGCTCCGCGCCGATCTCGCCGAAGCCGAGGATGCCGATGGTCTTGCCGTAGATCAAGCTCACGCGCGTTTGTCCGCTCCAGTTGAAGGCGAATACGTCCTCTGTGGTGCGGCGCGGACCGGAGGGAAGGAAAGCTTCCGGCGGCATGTGCAACACCTTTTGCAGGGGCACGGCCCGGCGCAGCACGGCCAGCATTTGCAGCATCAGGTTCTCGGCCACGGCGATGGTGCCGCGAATCGGGCGCACGCACACCGGCACATGAAACTCGCGGGCGGCATCCAGGTCTATGTCGTGGTAGAGCGAGCCGATGCGCTGGATGATCTTCAGGCGCGGCCCGGCTTCGATCATCGCGCGATCCACGCCGCCGGCGCGCTCGGTGATCAACGCATCGGCGTCGCGCAGCAACCGAAGTACTTCATCGCGCGAAACCTCGGTGCTGCGGCGCATGACGACCTCGAACTCGGCGGGGGCAGCGGACAGTCGCCAGGCTTGATGCTGTTTGCCCAGGGGGCAGAGGTAGAGGACGGTGTATCGGGCCATGCGGCGAGTTTACAATGTACGGCATGAGCGAGGTTGTGGCCGTCTCCAGGGTGACGCAAGCAGGGGAACGCGTTCCCCCGCTCGAAAACGGCGACCGGCTGACGCGCCGGGAGTTCGAGCGGCGTTATGCTGCCATGCCCAACGTCAAAAAGGCAGAGCTGATCGAAGGAGTCGTATACATGCTCTCCCCTCTCCACGTCAGCGCACACGCTGAACCGCACGCCACCATTGTAGGCTGGCTATGGACCTACGCAGTCAATACGCCTGGCGTGCGCCTCGCCGACAACGCCACGTTGCAGTTGGACATGGACAACGAGTTCCAGCCCGATGTCATGCTGTTTGTTGACCCGGCGTTGGGCAGCCGGGCGCGCATCACGGACGACGACTACATCGCCGGCGCGCCGGAGCTGATCGTCGAGATCGCCGCCAGCAGCGCTTCGATAGACGTGCACGACAAGTTGAAGGTCTACCGGCGCAGCGGCGTGCAGGAGTTCCTGGTCTGGCGCACACGCGATGCCGCGATAGATTGGTGGGAGATGCGCGAGGGCGACTATGCGCCCTTGTCCCGCGCAGGCGGCGTGATCGGCAGCCGCGTCTTCCCCGGCTTGGCCTTGGATGTGGACGCGCTGCTGCGCAACGACCTGGCGCATGTGCTGGCCGTGCTGCAGGACGGTCTGCGTAGCGACCTGCACGCAGGTTTCGTCGAGCAGCTTCGCCGGCGCGGGAGCGGAGCGCCATCGCGCGTATGAGCACGAAGATCGTCGTCATCGGCGCAGGCAGCGTGAGCTTCGGCCCGGCCATCCTCAGAGACCTCTTCGCTTTTGCCGGCGACCTGCGCGGCAGCGAGATCTGGCTGGTGGACATCAACGCCGAAGCGCTCGACGTGATGGCGCGCTATGCGGACAAGTTGAATGCCGCCTTCGATCAGCCCTTCACGTTGCACGCCACGACCGATCGCTGCCAGGCGTTACCCGGCGCGCGTTTCGTCATCGTTTCGGTCGCCGTAGATCGTTTGGCGACGTGGAAGCTGGATTGGCAGATCCCGCTCAAACACGGCGTGCGCCACATCCTGGGCGAAAACGGTGGGCCGGGTGGGTTGAGCCACACACTGCGCAACATCCCGCTGCTGCTCAGCATCGCCCGCGACGTGGAGCGGCTCGCGCCGCAAGCCATGCTGCTCAACTTCACCAACCCGATGAGCCGGCTGTGCATGGCGCTCGACCGATATACGCGCGTGCGCTTCGTTGGGCTGTGCCATCAAATCGGCGAGGGATACCACATCGTCAACCGCGCCCTCGGCCTCGTGCCGGAGAGCGGCGATTGGTGGGCCGACACGCACGCGATTCAGCAGCGCATCCACATCACGGCCGCCGGCCTGAACCATTTCACGTTCATCCTCGACTTACGCGATGCCCAGACGGGCGAAGACTTGTATCCGCTGTTGCGCGAGCGGTTGGCCAAGATGCCGATGGACTTCGAGTTGATGTCGCGCCGGTTGATGGACGTCTTCGGCCTGTTCTGTGCGACGGGCGACGGCCACGCCGGCGAATACATCGGCTTCGCTGCGGAGACGATGGCGCTGACCGGCTACGACTTTCACCGCTACGAGAAGCACGGGCATGAGCAGTGGGAGCGCATCCGCCGCATCGCCGGCTCGACGGATCCGGCTGATTTGGTCGAGCTGAAGGCATCCGTCCGGCATCCTGGCGAACGTGCCGTGCCGATCATCCATGCCATGCTGCGTGACCTGAACCAGTATGAGCTTTCGGCCAACATCCGCAACGACGGCTGCATCAGCAACTTGCCGGGCGATGCCATCGTCGAAGTGCCGGCGATCGTGAACGCGCGCGGCGTCCACGGCATCCATGTCGGCCCGCTGCCGAAAGGGCTGGCCGCCATCATGCGCCGTGAAGTCGAGATTCAAGAGCTGGTGGTGGAGGCTGGCGTGAAGGGCGACCGCAACGCTGCACTCCAGGCGCTGCTGCTCGACCCGCACATCCACAGCTATGCGCAGGCCACGCATCTGCTCGACGACCTGCTCAAGGCGCACGCCAAGTACCTGCCTCAGTTCGCTTGAAGACAGGATGAACACAATGAGCAGTTTGGGGCTGTTTGCGTTCGTAGAAGCGAAACTTCTTTTTGAACTCCAACCATTCCGTCCTAGATGAACGACTTGACCGAAGTTCGCAATTTCATCCTCGCGCGCCGGCAGGCGACGCTCGCCGTCTGCGCCAACGACGAGCCGTTCACCGCAATGACGTCGTATGTGGTCGAGCCGGGCGTAGCCGGCCTGCTCATCCACCTCAGCGACCTCGCGCCGCACAAACGCATGTTGCTGGCCAACCCCAAGTGCAGCGTGCTGATCGCCGAAGCCGACGACGGCCGCGCCGAGGTCATGTCGCTGGCCCGCGTGGCTTTGCAGGGCATCGCAGCGAAGATCGAGAAGCACACAGACGACTATGCGCAGGCCAAAGCGCGCTTTCTGGCTCGCCTGCCGTCCAGCGAGATCATGTTCGGCTTACCCGATTTCGACCTATTCCGCATCACGCCGACCGGCGGGCGGTTCATCGGCGGTTTCGGGCGTGCCTTCGCCTTCACCGCCGACCAACTCATTCAAATCTCCAATCCCTAATCTCCAATCTCCAATCTCAAATCTCAAATCTCTTCACCACTGCACCATGAGCACACTCTCGTTCCCTCCCGGTTTCCTGTGGGGCACAGCGACCTCCTCATATCAGATCGAAGGCGCAGCACACGAAGATGGCCGCGGGCGATCCATCTGGGATGACTTCTGCCGCTACAAGGACGCCATCCAGGACGGCAGCGACGGCAGCGTTGCGTGCGATCACTATCACCGCTATCGAGAAGATGTGGCGCTGATGAAGCAACTTGGCTTACAGGCCTATCGCTTCTCGATTGCCTGGCCGCGCATCTTGCCGAAGGGTTACGGCGCGGTCAACCCCAAGGGGGTCGCGTTCTACGACCGGCTGGTAGATGAGCTGCTGGCTGCCGGCATCCGCCCATTCGTCACGCTGTATCACTGGGATTTGCCTTCAGCGCTGCACGCGCAGGGAGGCTGGACGACGCGCGACAGCGCCGGCTGGTTCGCCGATTACGCCGCGGTCGTCGTGCGCGCCCTAGGCGACCGCGTGAAGGACTGGATCACGCTGAACGAACCGTGGTGCAGCGCCTACCTGGGCTACGAGTTTGGCATGCATGCACCGGGTTACCAAGACAAAGCCTTGGCCTCACGCGCCGGTCACAACCTGTTGTTGGCGCATGCGCTGGGCATGCAAGCGATCCGTGCTGCCGGCAATGCCGAGACCCGCGTGGGCATCACGCTGAACTTCGAGCCACGCCTGCCGGCCACCGACAGCGACGAAGACCGCCGGGCCGCCGAGCAGGAGTTCGACTGGCAGTACGAGGGCTTCGCCGAGCCGATCCTGACCGGCGCCTACAGCCAGCGCATGCTCGATCGCATGGCCGGCGCTGCCGATATCCGCGCCGGTGACCTCGCGATGATCGCGGCGCGCAACGACTTCATCGGCGTGAACTACTACAGCGCCGTGCGGGTGAGTGCCACCAGAGGCGCAGTGTACGACGATGATCCTGAATTCACGCGCATGGGCTGGGCAGTGCGGCCGGACGGGCTCTACGCCATCCTGATGAAGCTGCACCGCGCCACGCAGGGACGCACGCCGCTCTATATCACCGAGAACGGCGCGTCGTTCAGCGATACGGTCACCGACGGGCGCGTGCATGACGAACGCCGCGTCGCGTATCTGCGCGCGCACTTCGCAGCGACGCACCGGGCGATTCAAGACGGCGCCGACGTGCGCGGCTTCTTCGTTTGGTCGTTGATGGATAACTTCGAGTGGTCCTTCGGCTACCAGCAATGCTTTGGGATCGTGCACGTGGACTATGCGACGCAGCAGCGCACCATCAAAGATAGCGGCTATTACCTGCGCGACGTGATCGCTGCCAACGCAATTTGATCGCGCCTACGGCGCCGGCCGACGTCGCAGCCGCCACCACACGCCAACCGGATAGCCGAGCATCTTGGCGACGTCGCCCACGACGCGGATGACCGGCACCAGCGCAATGGTCTTCAGCTTCTCTGACCAGGGCAAGCCGCGCCACCAGCGCCCCAGCCGGCGGTAGGGCGTCCGCGTATATGCGACGACGCCGGCCAGCAGCAGGAGCGCGGCGAGCAGCTTGACCGCCGGCGCGCCCCAGATCAGGCCGACCAACAGCGCCGGCAGCACCACCAGATACGTCATGTAGCGCACCCAGTGCCGCTTGAGGAATAGGTTCGCTTTGCCGTCGCCGCGGGCGTAGCGATAGTATTGCTTGAAGAACGCGCGCAGCGAGCCGCGCGGGCGAAAATACACTACGGCCTCTGGCACAAAAGCGAAGTCGCCGCAGCGTTCGCGCAACTTCATGTCGAAGATCAAATCCTCACAATAGTCCAGCCATTCCGGGTAGCCGCCGGCGGCTTGCCAGGCCGACTTGCGGAAGGCCACCGAGCGCGACGAGGGCAGAAACGTCTCTGCTTTGATGTCGCGCAGCTCCGGCAGCACCGTTGCGCCCATGGCTACCTCGAACGTCGTATGAGGATCGGGCGTGAAAAAGCCGGCGACGGCATGGCAGCGCGCATCGGCCAACGGCGCGACGATCTTCTCGAGCCAATGTGGATCAAGCCGCACGCCGGCGTCGGTGCAGGCGATGATGTCGTGCGACGCTGCGGCGATGGCCAGGTTGCGCCCACGGGAGATGTTCGCGCCGAGCGCTTCGATCACGCGCAGGTTGAAGCGCCGCTCGCCGCGCAGCAAGGCGACCGTGTCATCGCGGCTGCCGCCGTCGCACACGACGATCTCATCCGGCCGGCGCGTCTGCGCGGCGATCGAGTCCAGCAGTGCCGGCAGGCTCGCGGCCTCGTTCAGCACGGTGAAGACCAGGGTGACGCGCACGTTTTTCCAGAGGTCAGAAAGTCAGATGGTCAGAAGTCAGAGATTTCAGAGATTTCAGAGATTCGAGATTCGAGATTAGAGATTCGAGATTCGAGATTCGAGATTCGAGATTAGAGATTAGAGATTAGAGATTAGAGATTGGATCTCTCATCCCTAATCTCTAATCTCCCAATCACCCAAGACGGCTCGCCCAGCGCTGCCTGCACTACATTCGTGTGCTCCGGCGCGACGATCATCACCATGCCGATGCCGCAGTTGAACACCCGTCGCATCTCTGCGTCACCGATATTGCCGGCCGACTGGATCAGCGCGAAGACGGGGGGCATCGGCCATGCGGCGTAATCAATCTCCGCGCGCAGGCCGGGCGGCAACACGCGTGGGATGTTTTCGACGAAGCCGCCGCCGGTGATGTGCGCCAGTGCCTTGATCGGCGCGGCGGCACGCGCACGCGTGACGACATCGAGATAACTGCGGTGCGGCGCGAGCAGCGCATCTACGAGCGGATCGTCCGGCTGCGCCGAGGCCAACCGGTCGGCCAGCACCTTGCGGATGAGTGAATAGCCGTTCGTGTGCGGCCCGGACGAGGCGAGGCCGATCAAAACGTCGCCCGGCGCGATCGCATTCAGCCGTGGCAAGAGCGCCTCGCGTTCGACCACGCCGACGATCGTCCCGGCCACGTCGAACGCGCCGTCGGCATACACACCGGGCATCTCGGCGGTCTCGCCGCCTAATAGCGCACAACCGGCATCGCGGCACGCTTCGGCCATGCCTTTCACGACCGAAGCAACCTGGCTCGGATCGAGCTTCGACGCCGCGATGTAGTCCAGGAAGAACAACGGACGCGCCCCCTGCACCAGGATGTCGTTGATGCAGTGGTTGACGATGTCATGGCCGATGGATTCGTAGCGACCAAAGGCCGCGGCCAACTTGACCTTGGTGCCGACGCCGTCTGTGCTCGCCACTAGCACCGGCGCGCGCATGTCCCGCAGTTGCGCCGCGTCGAACAAGCCGCCGAAGCTGCCGATGCCGGCCAGCACGTCCGGCGTATAGGTGGACTGCACCGCGGCTCGCATCAGCGCAACGGCTTCATTGCCGGCGTCAATGTCCACACCGGCGGCGGCATAGGCAGAGGTCATGCGCGAATGATATATGATTCGTAGTAGCCATCGCTCGGCGTTCGGCGGGCACGATTCTGTGCCGAGCGCTGGTCGCCGGCGATTGCGCGGATGCCATGCTCTACACCGAAGCCCTGGATTATCTGTATTCACTCGCCAATTACGAACGTATCCCGATTGGCGCCTATACGCCCGAGACGCTGAACCTCGACCGGATGCGCAATGTGCTGGCCCGCCTGGGTAACCCGCAGGAGCGCTATCGCACCGTCCACGTGGCCGGCACGAAAGGCAAAGGTTCGACGTGTGCGCTCATGGCGTCGTGCCTGAAGCAGCTCGGACTGAAAGTCGGCCTGTACACCTCGCCGCACCTGAGCAGCTTCCGCGAGCGCATCCAGGTGAACGGCGAATTGATCGCGCCGGAAGCCGTCGGGGTGCTGGCGCAGAAAATCAAAGAAGCTGCCGAAGAAGTGCCCGGCCTCACCACGTTCGAGGCAGCAACGGCTATGGGCTTTTTGCACTTCTCGCGCCAGGATGTGGATTGGGCGGTGATCGAAGTCGGCCTGGGTGGCCGGTTGGACGCCACCAACGTGATCACGCCGCAGGCCGCGATCATCACCTCGATCAGCTACGACCACCAGCATATCCTCGGCAACACGCTGAGCGAGATCGCAGCGGAAAAGGCCGGCATCATCAAGCCCGGCGTGCCGGTGATCAGCCAGGCGCAGCCGGCAGCAGCGATGGCCGTGATCGAGCGCGTCGCGCAGGAACGCGGCGCGCCGCTCACCGTGATCGGGCGACATTGGCGCTGGACGCCAGGGCCGTTCTCGCTCGTCAAGCAATCGTTCGAGATCAAGAAGGTGTCGCTCATCCGCAGCAAGGAGAAGCCGTTCGTCAACGATCTGGAGGGTTGGTATGAAATTGCCTTGCTCGGCAAACACCAGATCGAAAACGCGGCGACCGTGATCGCGACGGTGGATGTGATCCGCGACGCGTTGCTGGCCACCGGCGCGCATGACTTCGGCGCGCGCGCCGTGCGCGATGGCTTGCGGCTGGCGACCTGGCCGGGCCGCTTCGAGATCCTGCGGGCCGATCCCCCCCTGATTGCTGACGGCGCGCACAACCTGGACAGCGCAAACAAGTTGGCAGCGACGCTAGCCGAGGTCTTCCCCGGCCGGCGCTGGACCTTCATCTTCGGCACGCTCCGGGACAAGGACGCCGAGGGCATGATCAAAGCGCTCAACCCGCGCGCGACGCGGTGGATCTTCTCGCAACAGTCCGACTCGCCGCGCGCCGTCCCGGCCGAGCAGCTGTTGGCGATCGCGGCCCAGGCGGACATCTCGCGCGCGGTTGCGTTTCCGGATTTGGCCGGTGCGCTAGACGTCGCAATCAAGGGTGACGAGCCGGTATGTATCTTCGGCAGTGTAGCTTTTGTCGGCGAGGCGCGCGTGAAATGGGCGCGGTTGACCGGCGCCGAAGCGCTGCCGGCGTGCGATTGATTCGATGAATAGTTCGTTCACCTCCCAAATGCAAGACTGGCTGATCGGTGCCAGCTTCGGCAACGGGCTGCCTCAGCAGGCCGACGCCAAAGCGCAGTTGCCGGATGTCTTCGAGGCGCCGATCTTGCCGTTGCGCGATCTGGTCGTGTACCCGCGCTCGGTCATGCCACTGACCATCGGACGCGAGCGATCGCTGCGCGCACTGGACGTGGCGCGCTCAATCGGCCTGGCCGTCACGATTGCGCAGAAGTCGGTGGATGTCGAGGATCCGCGCCCATCCGACTTGTATGAGATCGGCACCGCGGTGGCGATCGGCCGCATGCTGAATCTGCCGGATGGGTCGGCCAGCCTGATCGTGCAAGGACGCGCGCGGGTGA
The window above is part of the Candidatus Roseilinea sp. genome. Proteins encoded here:
- a CDS encoding bifunctional folylpolyglutamate synthase/dihydrofolate synthase, whose protein sequence is MLYTEALDYLYSLANYERIPIGAYTPETLNLDRMRNVLARLGNPQERYRTVHVAGTKGKGSTCALMASCLKQLGLKVGLYTSPHLSSFRERIQVNGELIAPEAVGVLAQKIKEAAEEVPGLTTFEAATAMGFLHFSRQDVDWAVIEVGLGGRLDATNVITPQAAIITSISYDHQHILGNTLSEIAAEKAGIIKPGVPVISQAQPAAAMAVIERVAQERGAPLTVIGRHWRWTPGPFSLVKQSFEIKKVSLIRSKEKPFVNDLEGWYEIALLGKHQIENAATVIATVDVIRDALLATGAHDFGARAVRDGLRLATWPGRFEILRADPPLIADGAHNLDSANKLAATLAEVFPGRRWTFIFGTLRDKDAEGMIKALNPRATRWIFSQQSDSPRAVPAEQLLAIAAQADISRAVAFPDLAGALDVAIKGDEPVCIFGSVAFVGEARVKWARLTGAEALPACD